TTTGCGGCAACCATCATTGTAACGACGTCATGTACTGGACTTCCTTTTATTTTCGGATTTAATTTTCTATAAGCTTTATAATAATACGTAAAAATCGGTTCAATTAATTTATTAAAACTTGTTTTAGAATGTTTCGTAATATACTTTACCATCTCTGGCGTAATAATAGCTTCAGATGTAACATTGAGCGGCACCAGTGTCACATTCTTGGCATTTTGCATAACTAATTGCGACGCAATCGGATCACTATGAAAATTCGCCTCTGCGACTGGTGTAACATTGCCAGGCATTAAGAAAGCACCGCCCATTATATAATATTCTTTCACATACTTCATCATTGGCTTTTCTAAAATAAATGCTGTCGCAAGTGTCGTTGACCTCCCAGCATCAACTATAATTAATTCTCCTTTATATTTTTCAAGAATGTCAAAAAACTCACAAAAAGGCTTTATATTTGGAGAAAGATTTTTCGGTGGTCGAATTGGTCCTAAACCTTCCGCCCCATGAATTTCTGGATAATACGTTGTAATATCTCCAGATAAAGGAATTTTCGCACCATTAATAACTGGTATATCTTCCCTACCTGCTAACTGTAATAAATATGCCGCATTACTTGTCGCCTTTTCTTGCGTTACATTTCCATATCCTGTAACCACACCAACAATATCAATATCAGGATGCAACAATCCATACATAATTGCTAAAGAGTCATCAATTCCTGGGTCTCCTAAAAATAATACTTTTTTCATCGACCTCAACTCCATCCCCTCAATTGTTATTAATTTATGAATAACAATCGGCATACAGAATAAAAAAGAACAATTTCATACGAAAAAACGCAGTCCTATAAGGACTACGTTCTCCAGCTAACCTATACAGTTTTTTTTACAGCACTCATACTTCCAATAATGTAAGCGATAAACGCAAAACAAATCGGAAAGACAACTGTATGTATACCAAACGGATTTGGATAGAAAAGGTGAATACACATATATGAACCTACTCCAACGAAAATGGAAGCAAGCGCTCCTGTTGCATTTCCTTTCCTCCAATATAACCCTAATACGATTGGCCAAATGAATGCTGCTTCTAATCCACCGAAAGAAAATAAATTTAGCCATATTAAAAAATCTGGTGGTTTAATGGCTGCTGCATAAACGAGTAGTCCTACAATACCAGTAATCCACAAACTTCCTTTTTTTATCGTACTGTCTGCTGCATCTTTATTTATGTAATTTACGTATATATCTTTAATAATTGACGAACTTACAAGTAATAATAACGAGTTTACTGTAGACATAATCGCTGCCATTGGTGCAGCTAAGAAAACTCCAGCTAACCAAGGTGGCAACACTTCCATCGCAAGTAGCGGCATTACTTTATCTGGTACCGTTATACCTGGAAGTACTACTCTTGCAAATACACCTGTTAAATGCATACCGATCATAATTGTACCAACGACAACTGTTCCAATTATTAAAGCTTGGTGCATAGCTTTTGAATTTTTATAAGACATGGCACGCACGCTAATTTGTGGTAAACCTACAACACCAATTCCAATTAAAATCCAAAATGATGTCACATATGACTTCGTTAAACTGCCATCTGCTCCGAATGGTGTAATTAAATTTGGATTGATTTGAACAAGTTCCTGCATAATCTTTTCAATTCCACCACCAGCAATGACAGTAGCAATTAAAATGATTGTCGTTCCAACTAACATAATAATTCCTAATAATGTATCTGATAAAGCGACTGCACGAAATCCACCAATTAATACGTAAACAAGTACAGAAAAAGTAAATAAAAATAGTGCTGTTGTGTACGATAGACCCGTTAGTGACTCGATTAATCGTCCACCACCGACCCACTGGGCTACTGTCGCTGAAAATAAAAAGATAATAATACATAACGCAGAAAGTATAACAACTGCTTTATTATTGTATCTCCCTTTTAAATAATCGATAAGAGTAATGGCTTCCATCTTCCTAGCGATAATTGCAAACTTTTTACCGATAACCGTTAAAACGATATACCCTGTTACAACTTGAATCGCAGATAACAATACCCATCCAAGCCCCATATTGTAAGCAATACCAGGACCACCAATAAAGCTACTTGCACTACCGTACGTAGCAATCATTGTCATCGCTAATAATAAACCGCCTAGCTCACGCCCACCAAGAAAATATTCTTGTAAAAATTTATTATGAGCAGTTGCTTGAACGCGTCTTGAAGCATATACACCAATTAAAAATACAACGATAAACGAAATTATCATTGGAATGATTACATACCAATTCATCTATTATTCCTCACTTTTTTCTTCCTCATCGAGTGAAATATCTTGAAATACAAAACGAACAACTAAACTAAGTAAAATAACCATAACGATAAATCCAACGATACAGCTATAAAAAAACCATGCGGGAAAACCTAATACATATGTATATTCACTCGGATTTTTACTACCAAGCCCATAAGCGAATCCGTACCATATTATAAAATTAATAATAGCAAGTCCAAGACCAATTAACGCTTCTCTATGGGCTATTCGAAAGCGTGGATCATCATGATAATCTTTCATTTTTCCCCCTCCTCTCACGATGTATTATTGTACCATTGTTCTTCTAGTTTTTCCTACTAGAAAGCAAAACAAGCAGGATTTTTTATAATCATATAGAAGATTCTGTTACATTACATATTTTTTACAATTGTAACACAAATGAAATTTGAATTTTCAGTATTTATTAATTATGATTTTAATTAGAGGCTTTCCATCTAGTTTCCACATCCTTGATTTCGGAATAAGCGCCGTCTCGTACTGCGTTTACATTATATTTTCAAGGGGGTTATACAATGAGTCAACTAGCTGTAAATCTTCATGAAAAGGTAGAAAAGTTTCTTCAAGGTACAAAAAAGTTATATGTGAATGGATCTTTCATTGAAAGCGCTTCCGGAAAAACGTTTATAACACCAAACCCAGCAACTGGTGAAACACTTGCTGTCGTTTCTGAAGCTGGTCGCGAAGATATTCATAAAGCTGTAGTCGCAGCTCGCATGGCTTTTGACGAAGGTCCTTGGTCTCGTATGAGCACTGCTGAGCGAAGCCGTCTCATGTACAAGTTAGCTGATTTAATGGAAGAACATAAAGAAGAGCTTGCACAGCTCGAAACGTTAGATAACGGAAAGCCAATCCGTGAAACAATGGCAGCAGATATACCACTTGCAATTGAACATATGCGCTATTATGCTGGCTGGGCTACGAAAATCGTTGGTCAAACAATCCCTGTTTCCGGTAATTACTTTAACTATACACGCCATGAAGCTGTTGGTGTCGTCGGTCAAATTATCCCTTGGAACTTCCCTCTTCTTATGGCGATGTGGAAAATGGGAGCAGCGCTTGCTACAGGATGTACAATCATTTTAAAACCTGCAGAACAAACTCCACTATCAGCTCTATACTTAGCTGAATTAATTGAAGAAGCTGGATTTCCGAAAGGTGTTATTAATATTGTTCCTGGATTCGGTGAATCAGCTGGACAAGCACTTGTTAATCATCCACTCGTTGATAAAATTGCATTTACTGGTTCTACTCCAGTCGGTAAACAAATTATGCGACAAGCATCTGAGTCATTAAAACGCGTTACACTTGAGTTAGGCGGTAAATCACCAAATATCATCTTGCCAGATGCTGATTTATCTCGCGCGATTCCTGGTGCCCTTTCTGGTGTTATGTTTAACCAAGGGCAAGTATGCTCTGCTGGATCACGCTTATTTGTTCCGAAGAAAATGTATGATAATGTCATGGCTGATCTCGTCCTCTATTCTAAAAAACTAAATCAAGGTGTCGGTCTTAACCCTGAAACAACAATTGGTCCTCTCGTTTCCGAAGAACAACAAAAACGTGTAATGGGCTACATTGAAAAAGGGATTGAAGAAGGCGCTGAAGTACTTTGCGGAGGAAGTAATCCATTCGATCAAGGCTACTTCGTTTCTCCTACAGTATTCGCTGACGTAAATGATGAAATGACGATCGCAAAAGAAGAAATTTTCGGTCCAGTTATTTCTGCAATACCGTTTAACGATATTGATGAAGTAATTGAACGTGCAAATAAATCGCAATTTGGTTTAGCTGCTGGTGTGTGGACAGAAAATGTTAAAACTGCACACTATGTTGCAAGTAAAGTACGTGCAGGTACAGTATGGGTAAACTGTTATAACGTCTTTGATGCAGCATCTCCATTTGGAGGATTTAAACAATCTGGCCTCGGCCGTGAAATGGGATCTTACGCATTAAATAACTATACAGAAGTGAAGAGCGTTTGGCTTAACTTAAATTAATGAGAAAGAACCTGACCTACCTGGTCAGGTTCTTTTCATTATGTATTCCTTTAAACTTGCAGTCCTCCGCTCACATTTAATACTTCACCTGTAATATAGGATGCGTATTCTGATGCTAAAAAGGCTGCTGCGTTCGCAATATCTTCTGGCGTTCCAATTCTACCAACTGGAATAGCGCCAACCATCTTTTCTTTCACTTTATCTGGTATCGTTTTTGTCATATCTGTATCCATAAACCCCGGACAAATCGCGTTACAAGTAATACCGAAACTTCCAACTTCTTTCGCTGCCGTTTTCGTTAAACCTACAACTCCTGCCTTTGTAGCCGCATAATTTGCTTGCCCTATGTTTCCTTCTCTACTAATTGAAGATATATTAATAATGCGCCCATACCCTTGTTGTCTCATGTAAAGAAGCGCTGGTTGCATACAATAAAAAACTCCAGTTAAGTTTACTTGTAACACTTGTTCCCAAGCAGACTTCTCCATTTTATGTAACATTGCGTCTCTTGTAATTCCAGCATTATTCACCAAAATATGTAATGTACCAAATTTTTGAACCGCATATTCAATTAACGACTTCGCTTCATTTTGATTACTTACATCACATCGATATGAGCACACTTCATATCCTTCATCTGATAACTCACGTGTCGTTTTTTGTAGATTCTCTTCATTTACATCGCTAATTAATACTTTCGCCCCTAGTTTTGCATAAACCCTTGCAATCTCTTTTCCAATTCCCTGTGCAGCTCCTGTTACAACAGCTGTTTTCCCGTTTAAAAACTCCATCCCTATCCCCCATTTCTATTACTTATACTGTATATTTCGGCTTTTTACTTTCCAATTCCTCTTTGTATAAAAAAGTCTATTTGTGTCAAACTAACTTTGCAACGTCGCATAAAGTGAAACTTTAATCAGTGGGGGTTTTCTTCATCCCCCACTGATTATTAGCCCTCACCAATCGGACTTTTATGGGCAGCCCGACCCCCACCTAACTTCTTTACTTTCGCTGAATTTTGAGGTGAGGTCTTACTGCCCATTAAAGCGGGATAAAGTGCAAGGAGATTGTGTCGAATGAACAAAAAAAATTTCAAACAAAACAAAGCTACTGATGGCATTGATGTTGAGTTCTCTCGCGAACTCGCTGACCACAATGACTTAGAAGCAAACGCACGTGCAAATGCCGCTGATGCACGTCAAAAGCGCCAATCAACCGAAAAATAAGGTACATCACAACCTTATTCTTTTCAAAAGGGACCTACTACCCAACAAAATAAACCGAGAGACATCTCTCGGTTTATTTTTTATATTTTTTTGCATAATGAGCCAAAGTAAGCAACGGATATATATGAGCATAACTATGATAACGAATATAAAACCCACCTGGTAAACCTGTTCCAGTAGGATATTTTTCATTTATATAAGAGTTGGAGAGCAAATATGAAATACCTTTTCGAATAACTGGCGTTTCTTTATCATAGTAAGAAATGAGGGCATCTAACGCCCATGCTGTTTGGGATGGTGTACTAAACGGCAAAGTAACAAATCTTTTTTCCACACTACTTTGGCAAGATTCTCCCCAGCCACCATCTTCATGCTGTATATGTTCAAGCCATAAAGCTGCTCGTTTTAATGATGGATTGCTAGATGGAATTCCGAATGACCGTAAACCTGTCATAACAGCCCACGTACCATATATATAACAAATTCCCCATTTCCCATACCACGATCCATTTTCCTCTTGTACATTCATTAACCAATTTATCGCACTTTGTTTTTGTTTCTCGGGCAATTCATTTTGCGTATACGTCCCAAAAAATTCTAACACTCTTCCTGTAATATCTGGTGTAGAAGGATCTGTAATCATATCACTTGCATTTTCGATTGGTAAATTTGCTAATATACGGCTCGTTACCCCTTTTTCAAAAGTCCCCCAACCACCATCATTATTTTGCAATCCTTTAACCCAATTAACAGCTCGCTTCCAAGCATTGTCTACATTTTCGTTCCCTCTACTTCGCGCCAATGCTCTTAACGCAGCAGTTGTATCATCAATATCTGGAATCGTCGTATTCACATCCGAAAAGCCCCACCCCCCCGGGAAGAGATCCGGTGCATGTACACTCCAATCTACTTTCTTCGTTTGCTGTTTTCTTAGTAAATATGCTGATGCATTGTGAATCACTTTACTTGCTTTCGGAACTTGAGCTTCTTGCAAAGCATAACTGAGTAAAGCTGTATCCCATATAGTTGATGGAGAGTTTTGCAAATGGCTCCCTCTCTCCATCTTCCATATATAAGATGTGATTCCCGTTATAGCCTTCTCAATAATTGGTGATTGAATAGAATGTCCTAATGCAAGTAAAGCATAAATCATATAAAACGAGGCAGTTGCGTAGCTATATAATGTTCCATTTTCATCAATACGCTCTTTCATAAAACGTTCTACTTCCTCATATCCTTTATGATGCAAAGAAAGTGGATACGTTATAATTTTCTTCACGTCACTTAATAATGTTTGAAAAACCGGAGACCGGTCCTCCCGAAACCATTCTCCGCCCCCGCCTGCAATGTGATTTAAATTTGGCAATAACTTTTTCCCTACTCGAAATCTTTTATTTAAACAAAGCATCATCGGAATTAAATGAATACGTGCTGAGCTACTCAGTTCAAAAATACTGAGAGGGGAATCATTCTGCAGAAACATAATTGGTGTTGGCAAATGAAAGAGAGAAGGATATTCATATTCTCCATGAATCGCTAATAAAAACTTCGTCATAAAATGAGCACGCGCTACCCCACCGCGCTCATTTATAAACATTTCCGCTCGCTTCATATTCGCATCTTCTTTTGTATATTTTTCCGATGCAAGTAAGGCAGCATAAGATTGAATTGTAGCAGATAAATTCCCCCCCGCTTCATCTTCATACAATTTCCATGTTCCTTCATTTGTTTGGAGTGATGCTAATCTTTTTACAAACGGTTCTATCTCTTTATCTCTACCTAATAATTTTAATAAGAAAATCATATGACAATCTGTTAGTGGAGCTCCTTCAAAACAAAACCGCCACGTACCATCTTGCCGTTGCATTGTTTGAAGTGCAGTTGTTCTTCTCGCTATTTCTTCATGCACTTTTTCATATAATAACAAGTTACTCACCCACCCTTTCGAAATCCGTATAACGATATTCAAAAAGATAGCTGAATATGTATGAAAACAAAGAAAAGCAGAACATATAAAATGTTCTGCTCATAAACAATATCCTACTCCGACAATAATCCCTAATAAAGCACCGACTACTACTTCATACGGTGTATGCCCAACAAGTTCATTTAACTTCTTATATTCTGTTTCTCTACCGTGAAAAAACTCATTCAATATTTTTGCTTGTTTACTTACTGCAAGCCTTACTCCTGAAGCATCATACATAACTATAATGGCAAAAATAGCAGCAACCGCAAACATCGAGCTTTCCACACCTTCCACAACTCCAACTCCTGTAGCAAGCGCTGTAACTGTTGAAGCATGAGAACTTGGCATCCCACCTGAAGCAAAAAACTTTGCAAAATCAAATTCACCTGTTTTGACTAATTTAAAGACTACTTTCGTTAATTGTGCTAAAAACCATGAAAGTACAGCAGCCATAAGCGGATCGTTATGTAAAATTGTTTCCACGTTCTCAGCTCCCTACTAGCTATAATGGAAATCCTATATAGTATCAGTATAAAGAAAAATGCGTAGAAAATACTACGCATTATGATACTTTTGCTGATTTATTTTTTATAAATTTCGGTTGTTTCTGCACTAAGAACTTTGTCTTCGCTACCGAGAATACAAATAAAGCAACCCATATACAGAAAAATGCAATCATATGTGTAGCTGTGAAATGTTCACCAAATACAAATACACCTAAAATTAAGCTAATTGTTGGCGCAATATATTGTAAAAATCCGACCATATAAAGTGGAATAAGTTGCGCTCCTTTCGCAAAATAAAATAGTGGTAATGCTGTTACAATGCCTGCTCCTATTAAAAGTAACGTTGATAAAATGGAAATAGATCCAAATGAGCCGAAACCATGTGCGCCTGTCATAACAAGGTAAATGATTGCAAACGGCGTCACTAACATCGTTTCCATCGTAAGCCCAATTGTCGCATCATAGTTTAACAATTTTTTCGTTAATCCGTATAATCCAAATGAAAAGGCAAGTGAAAGAGAAACCCACGGAATAGATCCGAAACGTACTGTTAAAATGACAACTCCTACTCCAGCTAAACCAACTGCAACATATTGCCAAAAGTTTAACTTTTCCTTTAAAACGACTGTACCAAGTAAAATACTAATAAGCGGATTAATATAATAGCCAAGACTCGCTTCAATAACATGATTATGATTAACAGCCCATATGTAAACAAACCAATTTCCGCTAATCAAGACTGAAGCTATTGTTAATGACATTAATAATTTAGGTCGTTTAAAAAGATTCACAAATTCCCCAATAAACTGGCGAAATCTCTTCGTAACACCTAATACGAGTAACATAAAAACAAACGCCCAAACGATGCGGTGTGCTAATATTTCATCTGCAGGAACTTCTTCAACCCATTTCCAATAAATCGGCAGAATACCCCACATCGTATAAGCACCAGCCGCATATAGTATCCCTTTTTTTTGCTCTGCTGATTGACTCCCCATCTTCCTTTTTCTCCTCTTCTCATTTTTTCTCCATTATACGTTCTCATATGCTCACTTTACCAATAATCAATCTGCATTTCTTTCGACATTTCTCATACAACGAATAATAAACATACCGTTATTGCAACAAGTAACGGTATGCCGAAAACAAATTTCTTTTTATGAGTTTTATGATGAAACATATACATACCAATCCAAGCTCCAACTGCTCCCCCAGCTGCCGCTGATAAAAACAACGTACTTTCTGGCGTTCTCCACTGTTTCTTCTTTGCTTTTCGTTTATCAAGCCCCATAAGGCTAAAAGCTATAACATTAATAATAATAAAATAAATCCATTTCATCGCTTTCTCTCCTTATGAAAAATTCGATTAATAGTAACACGAAAAAACGACGGAAACAACTGAAGAACGCTTTTTATCAAACTAGTTTAATTCATTACTTGCATATTTATATAACCAATTAAAATCGCAGTTATAGCAATTAAACAAAAAGATGTTATGAGCAGAAGCTTATATTTCATTCCCTTCACCCACTACCATATCATCGAAAAAACTTCTCTCAATCTCTTTTTCATCAAAATAAAGAACTACGATTAACCCTACGTATAAAGAAACGAAATTTAGAAACCATTCGCCATTATCATCTTTGTTAGCTAAACATTTAAATATCTCTTGAAATTGCATACGCTCGTCTGCAGCAACAATGGGACGTACACCAAAATATTTCAATACGAGATTCAGCTTTAGTTGCACGGATAATGATAAAATATATTTTAATAGCTTCGTATACTCTGCACTATCTTTTTGACTATACAACTTCACAAGCTTTGGATGTAAATTCGAAATCGATAATTCCTCGTCAGTCACTCTAGTTACTTCTATCGTTTCAATCATCTTTTTCATATCCATCACATTCACCCCTTCTGAAAAAATTCTAAAGCCAAAGAGTACTTAATTCAAAATGTATAATAATTGTGCGTTTCTCGTCTCTCGTTCTTCCTCACTGACTAAATCATACTTTTTTAGGAGGTGAAAAACATCATTTAATAATTTCTGTGAATGAGTACCTTGCAAAAAATTCTTTAACTCTTTAAAAATCCCTTCAGGTAAAAAATTCTTTTGACTTTCAAGCTTATTCATCACATCTTCAATAGAATGATCAATGTTACATGCCATACTAAACTTCCCCCTCTATCCTCTATAAATAATATCCTCAGCTAACGATGTAAACACTTCTCCAACAAGAGAATCTTCATCATATACAGATGAACCATTATTTTCTTCACGTTTCGCAAAAGGTATTTTGGCAATTACTTCTGTTTGCAATTGTTCTGCAAGCATTTCGCCGCCGCCTTTTCCGAAGAGATAATTTTTCGATCCATCTTGTTCTTCATAATAAGCCATATTTTCCACAATACCTAAAATCTCATGCTTCGTATGTTTTGCCATTACACCGACTCTTGAAGCAACGAATGAAGCTACATTGTGCGGAGTTGTAACAATTATTTCTTTCGCTTGCGGAACCATTGCCGCAACATCAATGGCAACATCTCCTGTACCTGGTGGTAAATCAAGTAATAAATAATCTAATTCTCCCCAGTGCGTATTCGCAAGGAAATTTTGAATCCATTTATTTAGCATCGGTCCGCGCCACATCACTGGGTTATTTCCTTCTGTAAAGAATCCCATCGACATGATTTTAACACCGTGACTAATGACTGGAATTGCCGTTTGATCAATCATCGTTGGTTTCTTATTCGTTTCCATCATAGCTGGAATACTAAAACCATATATATCTGCATCTAATATCCCCACTTTTTTGCCCATACGAGCTAGTGCAGTTGCAAGATTAATTGTCACCGTTGATTTTCCAACTCCGCCTTTTCCGCTCGTTACAGTAATAAAACGTACTCCTGAATCCGGGCGAAGCATACTCGGCATACCAGTTTCTGTTCTAGTATTTTTCTTTAACTTCTCTGTTAAAGATGCACGTTCTTCTTGTGTCATAGAGCCAAATATTACCTCCACTTTAGAGACACCAATTGCGTAAAGTGATTCTTCAATATCTTGTTGAATTTTTGCTTTTAACGGACAACCTTGGATTGTTAGTACTACTTCAAGTTTAACCTCTGTTCCGTTCATTTGTATATTTCTAACCATATTTAATTCTACAACACTTTTGTGTAACTCTGGATCCTCTACATGTTTTAATGCATTCATTATTTGTTCTTGAGTAAGCATAGAACTCATCCCTTCTCTTATTCTAATTTATATACCACATCTTCTTGGCGCTTCATCTGGTGAAAAAACTTATTATCCCCCGCTAACGGGCGGGATTAATGCGACTATATCTCCAGTTTTTATCATATCTTCATTCATTACAAACTCTTCATTAACAGCCACCATCACTTTATCCAGCGTTTGTAAACAATAGCTGGCTTTGAGCCATTCTTTTAATTGCTGCACTGTCATTTCTTGCTTTTCTGAAATCACTAATCGATCCAATCCAACTTCCTCACGCAAATTTGCAAACAGTAAAATTGTAATCATTTTCTCATTCTTCCTTCTTTGGTTTTCCTTCTGAATATGGTGTGTTTTCAAGTTGATCTCCAACCCACATCGTTCCATCTTCCCAAAATTCTTTTTTCCAAATTGGAACGATTCGTTTTATACGTTCAATCGCGTACTCATTCGCTTCATAAGCTACTTTACGATGCGGTGATGAAACTGCAATGACTACTGCAATATCCATTATTTCTAGCCGCCCTACACGGTGCGTAATTGCTACTTTTGCGTCCGGCCATTTCCCACTAATTTCTCCACCAATTCTCATAAGTTGTTTTACTGCCATCGGCTTATATGCTTCATACTCTAAATGTAGCGTTCGTTTTCCTTTTGTTAATTCTCTCACCGTACCAATAAATGTTGTAATTGCTCCTGCTTCTCTTCTTGCAACCTTATTCGTTACTTCTTCAACTACAATCGGTATATCTACAATTTCAAATAGCGCTTGTCCCATTAGAACCACCTCTCCCTTTACAAAATGTCCAAGGCCATTTACTACCTTCGTTATCTTCTAATAAAAGAACATCGACAAACATATCTTTTTTATATCCTCTTGTCCCGCCCGGCAATACGATAAACGCGTTTGATTCTGCCAATGAAGAAACTGAGCTAGATTTATCAAACCCTGATGGATAAGCGATTAACTGACCTTCGTTATATGTCAATTTTGCTCGTACAAATCTTGTAAATGGATTCGGTTTTAGAAAATCTTCTCCTAATAACGCTTTTTCTCTTTTTAAATGTACTTTTTCACTAAACATATACGTCCGAATACACGGTCTTGCGAATAATTCAAACCCTACGTAACAAGCTGATGGATTTCCTGATAAACCAAATAATAACTTGCCATTTAATTGTGCTACAGTCGTAACACTTCCTGGTCGCATTGCAACTTTATTAAAAAGAACAAATGCACCTAACTTTTCGTAAATAGCTGGTAAATAATCATAATCTCCTACTGATACACCGCCCGTTGTAATTAACATATCTACTTGGCCAAGCGCTTCTTTCACAGCTGTAAAACACGTATTAAAATCATCACTAAACTTCCCAAAATATTTTACTCTTCCGCCTGCTCTTCGGATTT
This genomic interval from Bacillus thuringiensis contains the following:
- a CDS encoding nucleoside hydrolase, which encodes MPIVIHKLITIEGMELRSMKKVLFLGDPGIDDSLAIMYGLLHPDIDIVGVVTGYGNVTQEKATSNAAYLLQLAGREDIPVINGAKIPLSGDITTYYPEIHGAEGLGPIRPPKNLSPNIKPFCEFFDILEKYKGELIIVDAGRSTTLATAFILEKPMMKYVKEYYIMGGAFLMPGNVTPVAEANFHSDPIASQLVMQNAKNVTLVPLNVTSEAIITPEMVKYITKHSKTSFNKLIEPIFTYYYKAYRKLNPKIKGSPVHDVVTMMVAANPSILDYVYRRVDVDTVGIAKGESIADFRPQPDAKALKNWARIGWSLHYKKFLEDFVKIMT
- the panF gene encoding sodium/pantothenate symporter — protein: MNWYVIIPMIISFIVVFLIGVYASRRVQATAHNKFLQEYFLGGRELGGLLLAMTMIATYGSASSFIGGPGIAYNMGLGWVLLSAIQVVTGYIVLTVIGKKFAIIARKMEAITLIDYLKGRYNNKAVVILSALCIIIFLFSATVAQWVGGGRLIESLTGLSYTTALFLFTFSVLVYVLIGGFRAVALSDTLLGIIMLVGTTIILIATVIAGGGIEKIMQELVQINPNLITPFGADGSLTKSYVTSFWILIGIGVVGLPQISVRAMSYKNSKAMHQALIIGTVVVGTIMIGMHLTGVFARVVLPGITVPDKVMPLLAMEVLPPWLAGVFLAAPMAAIMSTVNSLLLLVSSSIIKDIYVNYINKDAADSTIKKGSLWITGIVGLLVYAAAIKPPDFLIWLNLFSFGGLEAAFIWPIVLGLYWRKGNATGALASIFVGVGSYMCIHLFYPNPFGIHTVVFPICFAFIAYIIGSMSAVKKTV
- a CDS encoding YhdT family protein; this encodes MKDYHDDPRFRIAHREALIGLGLAIINFIIWYGFAYGLGSKNPSEYTYVLGFPAWFFYSCIVGFIVMVILLSLVVRFVFQDISLDEEEKSEE
- the dhaS gene encoding aldehyde dehydrogenase DhaS, with protein sequence MSQLAVNLHEKVEKFLQGTKKLYVNGSFIESASGKTFITPNPATGETLAVVSEAGREDIHKAVVAARMAFDEGPWSRMSTAERSRLMYKLADLMEEHKEELAQLETLDNGKPIRETMAADIPLAIEHMRYYAGWATKIVGQTIPVSGNYFNYTRHEAVGVVGQIIPWNFPLLMAMWKMGAALATGCTIILKPAEQTPLSALYLAELIEEAGFPKGVINIVPGFGESAGQALVNHPLVDKIAFTGSTPVGKQIMRQASESLKRVTLELGGKSPNIILPDADLSRAIPGALSGVMFNQGQVCSAGSRLFVPKKMYDNVMADLVLYSKKLNQGVGLNPETTIGPLVSEEQQKRVMGYIEKGIEEGAEVLCGGSNPFDQGYFVSPTVFADVNDEMTIAKEEIFGPVISAIPFNDIDEVIERANKSQFGLAAGVWTENVKTAHYVASKVRAGTVWVNCYNVFDAASPFGGFKQSGLGREMGSYALNNYTEVKSVWLNLN
- the fabG gene encoding 3-oxoacyl-ACP reductase FabG, which encodes MEFLNGKTAVVTGAAQGIGKEIARVYAKLGAKVLISDVNEENLQKTTRELSDEGYEVCSYRCDVSNQNEAKSLIEYAVQKFGTLHILVNNAGITRDAMLHKMEKSAWEQVLQVNLTGVFYCMQPALLYMRQQGYGRIINISSISREGNIGQANYAATKAGVVGLTKTAAKEVGSFGITCNAICPGFMDTDMTKTIPDKVKEKMVGAIPVGRIGTPEDIANAAAFLASEYASYITGEVLNVSGGLQV
- a CDS encoding YfhD family protein, which translates into the protein MNKKNFKQNKATDGIDVEFSRELADHNDLEANARANAADARQKRQSTEK
- a CDS encoding terpene cyclase/mutase family protein produces the protein MLLYEKVHEEIARRTTALQTMQRQDGTWRFCFEGAPLTDCHMIFLLKLLGRDKEIEPFVKRLASLQTNEGTWKLYEDEAGGNLSATIQSYAALLASEKYTKEDANMKRAEMFINERGGVARAHFMTKFLLAIHGEYEYPSLFHLPTPIMFLQNDSPLSIFELSSSARIHLIPMMLCLNKRFRVGKKLLPNLNHIAGGGGEWFREDRSPVFQTLLSDVKKIITYPLSLHHKGYEEVERFMKERIDENGTLYSYATASFYMIYALLALGHSIQSPIIEKAITGITSYIWKMERGSHLQNSPSTIWDTALLSYALQEAQVPKASKVIHNASAYLLRKQQTKKVDWSVHAPDLFPGGWGFSDVNTTIPDIDDTTAALRALARSRGNENVDNAWKRAVNWVKGLQNNDGGWGTFEKGVTSRILANLPIENASDMITDPSTPDITGRVLEFFGTYTQNELPEKQKQSAINWLMNVQEENGSWYGKWGICYIYGTWAVMTGLRSFGIPSSNPSLKRAALWLEHIQHEDGGWGESCQSSVEKRFVTLPFSTPSQTAWALDALISYYDKETPVIRKGISYLLSNSYINEKYPTGTGLPGGFYIRYHSYAHIYPLLTLAHYAKKYKK
- a CDS encoding divergent PAP2 family protein, with the protein product METILHNDPLMAAVLSWFLAQLTKVVFKLVKTGEFDFAKFFASGGMPSSHASTVTALATGVGVVEGVESSMFAVAAIFAIIVMYDASGVRLAVSKQAKILNEFFHGRETEYKKLNELVGHTPYEVVVGALLGIIVGVGYCL
- the rarD gene encoding EamA family transporter RarD, producing MGSQSAEQKKGILYAAGAYTMWGILPIYWKWVEEVPADEILAHRIVWAFVFMLLVLGVTKRFRQFIGEFVNLFKRPKLLMSLTIASVLISGNWFVYIWAVNHNHVIEASLGYYINPLISILLGTVVLKEKLNFWQYVAVGLAGVGVVILTVRFGSIPWVSLSLAFSFGLYGLTKKLLNYDATIGLTMETMLVTPFAIIYLVMTGAHGFGSFGSISILSTLLLIGAGIVTALPLFYFAKGAQLIPLYMVGFLQYIAPTISLILGVFVFGEHFTATHMIAFFCIWVALFVFSVAKTKFLVQKQPKFIKNKSAKVS